A window of Mucilaginibacter paludis DSM 18603 contains these coding sequences:
- a CDS encoding helix-turn-helix domain-containing protein, with product MPVSKRKSVQSKREHIPVYNLSNFNPVHRQAEVSTIFGYNNIEKSKVIEGFEIYSSDGLIRSMGPLKSEFYRISLTLKGTLDMQIGLDHYVHQPNTICFTYPNQIFSKRNISPDAFGYYILFKSDFLNDVIPSVKIADEFPFYHTAGKPVFILAEEEIKTTVELILKIDDELQHRKTGRVKAIKMYVYLLLLNAKRSYERQQLTIGLEVSGAESLLSRFKKLVSIHYLTKRQVCNYSDMLAVSPNHLNRTIKRLTGMTASDHIKEMLVQEAKALLKYTDSSVAQIAYQMNFSDPGSFNRFFKSATRQTPHNYRSKQD from the coding sequence ATGCCTGTAAGCAAGCGAAAATCTGTTCAAAGTAAAAGAGAGCATATCCCGGTATATAACCTGAGTAATTTCAATCCCGTTCATCGGCAAGCTGAGGTTAGCACCATCTTTGGATATAATAACATTGAAAAGAGCAAAGTGATAGAAGGATTTGAGATTTATTCGAGCGATGGATTAATCAGATCTATGGGGCCTTTAAAGTCTGAATTTTACAGGATTAGTTTAACCTTAAAAGGCACCCTCGACATGCAAATCGGTCTTGATCACTATGTGCATCAACCCAATACCATTTGTTTTACGTATCCCAATCAAATATTTTCAAAACGAAACATCAGCCCCGATGCGTTTGGGTATTATATTTTATTTAAGTCGGATTTTTTAAACGATGTTATACCGTCTGTTAAAATAGCAGATGAGTTTCCGTTTTATCATACAGCTGGTAAGCCAGTTTTTATTTTGGCTGAAGAAGAAATTAAAACCACTGTAGAACTGATTTTAAAAATTGATGACGAATTGCAACACCGTAAAACAGGCCGGGTAAAGGCGATTAAGATGTATGTATACCTGTTACTGCTAAATGCCAAAAGAAGCTATGAAAGGCAACAGCTAACTATTGGGTTAGAAGTTTCGGGCGCAGAGAGCCTCTTATCGCGGTTTAAAAAGCTGGTTAGCATCCATTATCTTACCAAGCGCCAGGTTTGTAACTATTCGGACATGCTCGCGGTGAGCCCAAACCACCTGAACAGGACAATTAAAAGGCTAACCGGGATGACGGCATCAGATCATATCAAAGAAATGTTGGTCCAGGAAGCTAAAGCGCTATTAAAATACACCGATAGTTCTGTCGCTCAAATTGCTTACCAGATGAATTTTAGCGATCCGGGCTCTTTTAACCGCTTTTTTAAATCGGCTACTCGTCAAACACCGCATAACTATCGTTCCAAGCAGGATTGA
- a CDS encoding TonB-dependent receptor gives MKYKYLFFKFTLFLLLGALSLPAIAQTIKGKVTDAETKEPMVGTTVSLKETGRSQYVKLDGYFTFKNLKPGDYTLEFRFVSYKTRLVKVNVTNLKTTTLNVVMEPTTNELNSVSIVDNESATDRRSRTIEKNSNQLVNVVSARSIELSPDITVANVMQRVSGVTIERSNSGEGRYPIIRGMDKRYINTLVNGIKIPSPDNKNRFIPLDLFPAELLERLEVSKTLTPSMEGDAIGGTINLVMKDAPSATLLQASFSAGYNSVFAGRYFEQFDRSTISKLAPTEIKGNSYAATAADFPVNNLHFSNKANPININFGVTFGDRLFKDKKLGFIVSTSYQDNFTGNNSTFFLPNASPGVNNVPTFSDLEARTYSQESRRIGVNNKFDYKFNNRNKISLVNVFVRLDDYQTRRISDTISTNALVDAFSRSRWQYQSIYNSTLQGIHQLDDALKFDWSVAYSQANNHIPDQAEFDHEYPITQTTVSSDNLQGMSRIWTHNSDQDYSVYLNLTDNFKLLNRKFELKLGGLERNKSRDSYYNSYSLSPYLGTSNNQVYTTIDAANFTFKTTDKSLFVPDGNDYTFKENIAAAYIQGKWQLTDKLEALGGVRVEYTKQNYATQLPASVDAATGIINYTDFLPTALLKYALKDNESIRLSYNRALARPAFSDMIPGGQMGEVYQEQGNPLLNHTTADNLDLRYDLFPKNADEILLGAFYKKIYNPIEYEVSPKGTTAILMPKNDETDATNYGFEAVFTKYFGPMGVVANYTYTKSKITTAKVFTYRNDAGIISSRVQDETHPLQGQSDHIANMSLIYRNAKLGLNLQGAFVYTGTRVAFVNPAYGLDYYQAPTEQLDFSAEKTLCKKFTFFAKANNLTNTPYVLELHQSYNAYLANGQRPLALQTDVNKVITVQKDSFKANYLFGIRYKL, from the coding sequence ATGAAGTACAAGTACTTATTTTTTAAATTTACACTATTTTTATTACTGGGTGCACTATCCTTACCGGCAATAGCCCAAACTATAAAAGGTAAGGTAACCGATGCTGAAACCAAAGAACCCATGGTAGGCACAACGGTGTCATTAAAAGAAACAGGCAGAAGCCAGTATGTAAAACTCGATGGTTACTTCACCTTCAAAAATCTTAAACCGGGTGATTACACGCTTGAATTTCGTTTCGTATCCTACAAAACCAGGCTGGTAAAGGTAAACGTAACTAACCTGAAAACAACTACGCTAAACGTGGTTATGGAACCTACAACCAACGAGCTGAACTCGGTAAGTATTGTAGACAACGAAAGCGCCACCGACAGGCGCTCCAGAACCATCGAAAAAAATTCCAACCAATTGGTGAATGTTGTTTCGGCACGAAGCATCGAATTATCGCCGGATATTACGGTAGCCAATGTAATGCAACGGGTATCGGGCGTAACCATCGAGAGAAGTAACTCGGGCGAAGGCCGTTATCCCATCATTCGCGGTATGGACAAACGCTATATCAACACTTTGGTAAACGGCATCAAAATACCAAGCCCCGATAACAAAAACCGTTTTATACCGCTCGATCTTTTCCCTGCCGAACTGTTGGAGCGCCTTGAAGTGAGTAAAACCCTCACCCCATCAATGGAAGGAGATGCAATAGGCGGCACCATTAACCTGGTAATGAAGGATGCCCCATCCGCTACTTTATTACAGGCCAGCTTTTCTGCCGGGTATAATTCAGTTTTTGCAGGCAGGTATTTTGAACAGTTTGATCGGTCTACCATCAGCAAATTAGCACCTACTGAAATTAAAGGTAACAGCTACGCCGCTACAGCGGCTGACTTTCCGGTTAACAACCTTCATTTTTCAAATAAAGCCAACCCTATTAATATCAACTTTGGGGTAACCTTTGGCGATAGGTTGTTTAAAGATAAAAAGCTGGGCTTCATTGTTTCTACCAGTTACCAGGATAACTTCACGGGTAACAACTCAACCTTCTTTTTACCCAATGCATCACCAGGGGTAAACAATGTTCCAACGTTTTCTGATTTAGAAGCCAGAACATACTCGCAGGAAAGCCGCAGGATAGGAGTGAATAACAAATTTGACTACAAATTTAATAACCGCAATAAAATATCGTTAGTGAACGTTTTTGTTCGCCTGGATGATTATCAAACCCGCAGAATAAGCGATACCATATCCACTAACGCTTTGGTAGATGCTTTTTCAAGAAGCAGATGGCAGTATCAGTCGATCTATAACTCCACATTACAAGGTATTCACCAGCTTGATGATGCTTTGAAATTTGACTGGTCGGTAGCGTATTCGCAGGCCAACAACCATATCCCCGACCAAGCTGAGTTTGACCATGAATACCCTATTACACAAACAACTGTAAGCTCAGATAACTTACAAGGTATGTCTCGTATATGGACACATAACAGCGACCAGGACTACTCTGTATATTTAAACCTGACGGACAATTTTAAGCTTTTAAACCGCAAATTTGAACTTAAGCTTGGCGGTTTGGAACGCAACAAATCCCGCGATAGCTATTATAACAGTTATTCGTTAAGCCCTTACCTGGGTACCAGCAATAACCAGGTTTATACTACTATTGATGCGGCTAATTTTACATTTAAAACCACCGATAAGTCGCTTTTTGTGCCGGATGGTAACGATTACACCTTTAAAGAAAACATAGCGGCTGCCTACATACAAGGTAAATGGCAACTAACCGATAAATTAGAGGCACTTGGTGGCGTACGCGTGGAGTATACCAAACAAAACTATGCCACTCAGCTACCTGCTTCTGTTGATGCGGCAACCGGCATCATCAATTATACCGACTTTTTACCAACCGCACTATTGAAGTATGCCCTTAAAGACAACGAGAGCATCAGGCTATCGTACAACCGTGCATTAGCCAGACCGGCTTTTAGCGATATGATACCCGGCGGGCAGATGGGAGAAGTGTACCAGGAGCAAGGAAACCCCTTGCTAAACCATACCACGGCAGATAATCTTGATTTGCGTTATGATTTATTCCCCAAAAATGCCGACGAAATTTTATTAGGCGCGTTTTATAAAAAGATTTATAACCCCATTGAATACGAGGTATCCCCAAAGGGCACTACAGCTATTTTAATGCCCAAAAATGATGAAACAGATGCTACTAATTACGGCTTTGAGGCCGTATTTACCAAGTATTTTGGCCCCATGGGTGTGGTTGCCAACTATACTTACACCAAATCAAAAATCACCACAGCAAAGGTTTTCACCTACCGTAACGATGCCGGAATCATATCATCACGTGTTCAGGATGAAACCCACCCATTGCAGGGACAGTCTGACCACATAGCCAACATGTCTTTAATTTACCGTAATGCTAAACTGGGCCTCAATTTACAGGGAGCTTTTGTTTATACCGGTACACGGGTGGCTTTTGTTAATCCTGCTTATGGCCTTGATTATTACCAGGCACCAACCGAACAACTTGATTTTTCGGCCGAAAAAACGCTATGTAAAAAGTTTACATTTTTTGCTAAAGCCAATAACCTCACCAATACACCTTATGTATTAGAGCTTCACCAGTCGTATAACGCCTACCTGGCAAACGGCCAAAGGCCACTGGCATTACAAACGGATGTAAATAAGGTGATCACAGTTCAAAAAGACAGCTTTAAAGCCAACTACTTATTCGGTATACGTTACAAATTATAA
- a CDS encoding SDR family oxidoreductase: MAFKNQKVIIAGGTSGIGLATALMFADQSASTVVTGRDLLKLKAAEQLGLPAFQVDSTSPAQLDNFFSNIGIVNHLVIALGSNKGLGNFKELDLDNIRKGFEEKYWSHLNTIKAALPYMVSTNGSITLLTAITGTAKIPGTSGIGAVNGALEIMVPILAKELHPLRINAVSPGIVDTPWWDFLSAETKKETFADYAAHIPLGRVAQPEDIASAILFLAANTYVTGKVLVCDGGMA, from the coding sequence ATGGCATTTAAAAATCAAAAGGTAATTATTGCTGGCGGTACCTCTGGGATAGGTTTAGCCACAGCGCTGATGTTTGCTGATCAATCAGCATCAACTGTTGTAACTGGTAGGGATTTATTGAAATTAAAAGCGGCGGAGCAATTAGGCTTGCCAGCTTTTCAGGTGGACAGCACCAGCCCCGCTCAGTTAGATAACTTTTTTTCAAACATTGGTATTGTTAACCATCTGGTTATTGCCCTCGGGAGCAATAAAGGCTTGGGCAATTTTAAAGAGCTCGATCTGGATAACATCCGCAAAGGCTTTGAAGAAAAATATTGGTCGCATCTTAATACTATAAAAGCTGCGCTGCCTTACATGGTGTCAACAAATGGAAGTATCACCTTGCTCACGGCTATCACCGGGACAGCCAAAATACCCGGAACATCGGGCATAGGTGCGGTTAATGGCGCCTTAGAGATTATGGTGCCTATATTAGCTAAAGAATTGCATCCCTTACGTATCAATGCAGTCTCGCCGGGAATTGTGGACACCCCATGGTGGGACTTCTTATCAGCCGAAACTAAAAAGGAAACCTTTGCCGACTATGCGGCCCATATACCACTTGGTAGGGTTGCCCAGCCTGAAGATATTGCAAGCGCGATTTTATTTTTAGCTGCCAACACGTATGTAACGGGCAAGGTGTTGGTTTGCGATGGTGGAATGGCGTAA